A region of the Myxococcus stipitatus DSM 14675 genome:
TCGGCCTGGCGATGAACAAGAACCTCACGATGAACATGGGCAACTGCAACCACCGCAAGTACATCCCGAAGCTGCTGGAGCTGGTGCGCGCGGGACAGGTGGACCCCACGGCCATCCTCTCGCACGTGGAGCCCATGGGGAGCGCGCTGGACGCCTACCGCAACTTCGACCTGCGCAAGCCGGGCTGGGTGAAGGTGGAGCTGGAGCCCTCTCAACTCCAGTGAGCCTCACGCGTCGAGCAGCAGGCACGAGTCCCCGAACTCGTGCCCCAGGTAGCCCCGCGCCTCCGCGTGGGCGCTCGCCTCGCGCAGGAGCGTCCGCGAGCAGAAGGCCTGGAGCAGCGCGAAGTGGCTGGTGCCCGGCTCGTGCATCCCCGTGAAGAGGCCACTCACCACGCGAGGCACGAAGCCCGGCCCCAGGAGCAGGTCCGTCACCGACTCGCCCGCCACCAGCCTCCCGCCATTCATCGCCGCGCGGCCCTCCAGCGCGCGCACCACCGTGGTGCCCACCGCCACCACCCGCCCTCCCGCCGCGCGCGTGGCCTCCACCTGGGCCACCGTGGCGGCGGGGATGTCGGAGCGCTCGGGCCGGGGCAGCAGCGCGTCGAGCGCCTCGTCCCCCGTGGAGGACAGCCCCGTCGCGTGGGTGAGCGACGCCAGCCGCACGCCCCTCCGGCGCAGCGTCAGGAGCAGGTTCCAGGTGAGCGGGAGTCCGGCCGACGGAGCCTCCGTGGCCCAGGGCCGCGCGCCATAGCCCGTCTGCACGTGCCACAGGGACAGCGGCGCCAGCGTGTGCGCGTACTGCACGGGGCGGCCTCCCTGGTACAGCGCGGACCAGAGCCCCGCGCCCTCCTCCTCGAAGGCCACGCGCAGGAAGCGGGGCGAGGGCGGCAGCACCTCCACCACCCGGACCGGGAGCCCCACCACCGTGAAGCGCGTCCCGGCGGGCATCGCGGGCGGCGTCGGGCGGTCCTCGGTGCGCTTGCGCCAGTCCCCCGCGCCGAAGAGGACGGCCAGCCACGTGCCATCCGGCTCCTGCGACAGCAGGCGCAGCTCGATGCGCTCTCCCAGCACCGTGCGCCCCAGGAGCGACGCGGGGAACGTGGCGGCGTCATTCACCACCAGCAGGTCCCCGTCGCGCAGCAGCGACGGCAGGTCCGCCACGCGGGCGTCGGTGAGGCGCCCCTCGCGAGGCTCCACGTGCAGCAGCCGCCCCTCCTCCGGTTGGTCCACCGGCCAGCGCGCGGGCTTCATGCGGCCTCCAGTCGCTGGGCCACGACGTGGGAGCCGGACGGCAGCGACTCCACGCGGTGCTCCACCAGGGCGATGATGCGCGCGGCCACGTCCTCGGGCCGGGCCAGCGTCGCGCAGTCAGCCTCCGGCATGGCGGCGGCGTGCATCCGCGTGTCCATCTCCCCCGGGTCCACGCTGAGGAAGCGCACGTCGGTGCCCTCCAATTCCGCGGCCCAGATGCGCCCCAGGTGCTCCAGCGCGCTCTTGGACACGCTGTACGCGCCCCAGCGGGGATAGGCCGCCACCGCCGCGTCCGAGCTGATGTTGAGCACCAGCCCGCCTCCGCGCACCAGCATGTTGCCCACCACCGCCTTCGTGAGCCGGAAGGGCCCCACCAGGTTCACCTCCAGCACCCGGTGGAGGTCCTCGCACGCGGTATCCAGGAGCAGGGGCAGCGGCGTGGGCCCCAGCACGCTGGCGTTGTTCACCAGCACGTCCAGCGGCCCCACCAAGGACGTGGCCACGCCCACCATCCGGTAGATGGATTCCTTGTCCCCCACGTCGTAGGCCAGCGCGTGGACGGGGAGCCCTTCGGCTCGAAGCGGCTCCACCGCCTCCTCCATGTCCGCGGTGTGCCGGGCCACGCCCACCACCTTCGCGCCTCGCCTGGCGAAGTGCTCCATGAGCGCGCGCCCCAGTCCTCGGCTCGCCCCGGTGACGAGCACCGCCTTTCCAGTCAGCTTCATTCGAAAGTCCTCCGTCGGGGGAAGCTAAGGACCGGCCGTTGACGAAATGGCGTCACGGTCAATCCTTTGGCAGATTGCCAATCCATGGCCATGGACGACGAGGACCTACCGAGCAGGTTGGCGCGCAACATCCGGACGTTGAGGGAGACCCGAGGGGCCACGCAGGCCCAGCTGTCGAAGCTGGCGGGGGTGCCTCGGGCGACGTGGGCCAACCTGGAGTCCGGGACGTCCAACCCCACCTTGTCCGTGCTGCACCGCGTGGCGTCCGCGCTCCAGGTGTCGCTGGAGGAGCTGGTGGCGAAGCCTCGCGCCAGCGCGCGGCACTACCCTCGCGACAGCCTGACGACGCGCGTCCGGGGCGCGGGCCTCTTGCGCAAGCTGCTCCCCGACCCGCTGCCGGGCATGGAGTTCGACCGGGTGGAGCTGGCCGCCGGCGTGCGCATCACCGGCGTGCCGCATACGCCAGGCACCCGGGAGTACCTGGCCTGTGAGTCCGGGGAGCTGGCGCTCGTCGCCAGCGGGGAGCGCTTCCTCCTCAAGCCCGGCGACGTCGTCGTCTTCCGAGGCGACCAGAAGCACTCCTACGAGAACCCCGGCACACGCACCGCCGTGGGCTACTCCGTCGTGCTCCTGACGCCTCCGCTGTAGCGTGTAGCGGCTCAGCCCGAGTCGCGGCCGTAGAACCAGGCCGTGAGGGCCAGCCGACGCGCGTGGGTGGGGAGCACCTCGTGCTCGATGCGCTCGCTCAAGAAGACG
Encoded here:
- a CDS encoding S-adenosylmethionine:tRNA ribosyltransferase-isomerase — protein: MKPARWPVDQPEEGRLLHVEPREGRLTDARVADLPSLLRDGDLLVVNDAATFPASLLGRTVLGERIELRLLSQEPDGTWLAVLFGAGDWRKRTEDRPTPPAMPAGTRFTVVGLPVRVVEVLPPSPRFLRVAFEEEGAGLWSALYQGGRPVQYAHTLAPLSLWHVQTGYGARPWATEAPSAGLPLTWNLLLTLRRRGVRLASLTHATGLSSTGDEALDALLPRPERSDIPAATVAQVEATRAAGGRVVAVGTTVVRALEGRAAMNGGRLVAGESVTDLLLGPGFVPRVVSGLFTGMHEPGTSHFALLQAFCSRTLLREASAHAEARGYLGHEFGDSCLLLDA
- a CDS encoding SDR family NAD(P)-dependent oxidoreductase codes for the protein MKLTGKAVLVTGASRGLGRALMEHFARRGAKVVGVARHTADMEEAVEPLRAEGLPVHALAYDVGDKESIYRMVGVATSLVGPLDVLVNNASVLGPTPLPLLLDTACEDLHRVLEVNLVGPFRLTKAVVGNMLVRGGGLVLNISSDAAVAAYPRWGAYSVSKSALEHLGRIWAAELEGTDVRFLSVDPGEMDTRMHAAAMPEADCATLARPEDVAARIIALVEHRVESLPSGSHVVAQRLEAA
- a CDS encoding helix-turn-helix domain-containing protein, which codes for MDDEDLPSRLARNIRTLRETRGATQAQLSKLAGVPRATWANLESGTSNPTLSVLHRVASALQVSLEELVAKPRASARHYPRDSLTTRVRGAGLLRKLLPDPLPGMEFDRVELAAGVRITGVPHTPGTREYLACESGELALVASGERFLLKPGDVVVFRGDQKHSYENPGTRTAVGYSVVLLTPPL